The following coding sequences are from one Thermodesulfobacteriota bacterium window:
- a CDS encoding NAD(P)H-dependent oxidoreductase — protein sequence MLALGLMGSPRKNGNTAFLLKSFMDELEKKGATIRMINVPEKNIKPCQGCIFCEQNGYCRMQDDDMSRELYPLLRRAEVIVAASPMYFYSVTSQLKALIDRSQALWSRRYRLKLADPRAATRAGVMLAVGATKGKNLFEGTHFTAKYFFDAVAANFSGEMGYRRVENPGDLRKLPAVPDEVKAEAAKLDPLFSRQKILFLCVENACRSKMAAAFAGHLAGARFETASAGSAPAGAANPVMVEAMAEKGIDLFLDSPRSISEALAEMKPDKIVTMGCEEDCPYVPGAEVIQWNIPDPKGLGINGMRSVRDEIEQKVRELTGI from the coding sequence ATGCTGGCATTAGGCCTTATGGGCAGCCCCCGCAAAAACGGCAACACCGCTTTTCTATTAAAAAGCTTTATGGATGAACTGGAGAAAAAAGGCGCGACCATCCGGATGATAAATGTGCCGGAAAAAAACATCAAACCCTGTCAGGGCTGTATTTTCTGTGAACAAAACGGTTACTGCCGCATGCAGGATGATGACATGAGCCGGGAACTTTATCCTTTGCTGCGGCGGGCGGAGGTGATCGTGGCCGCGTCCCCCATGTATTTTTACAGCGTCACTTCCCAGCTCAAGGCCCTGATCGACCGGTCCCAGGCCCTCTGGTCGCGCCGGTACCGGCTGAAACTGGCCGATCCCCGGGCCGCGACCCGGGCGGGCGTGATGCTGGCCGTGGGCGCCACCAAGGGGAAAAATCTGTTTGAAGGAACGCATTTTACCGCCAAATATTTTTTTGACGCCGTTGCCGCCAATTTTTCCGGAGAGATGGGTTACCGTCGGGTGGAAAACCCCGGAGATCTGCGCAAGCTCCCGGCGGTGCCGGACGAGGTAAAGGCCGAAGCCGCCAAGCTCGATCCGCTGTTCAGCCGGCAAAAGATATTGTTTTTGTGCGTGGAAAACGCCTGCCGCAGCAAAATGGCGGCGGCCTTTGCCGGGCACCTGGCCGGAGCCCGGTTCGAGACGGCCAGCGCCGGCAGCGCGCCGGCCGGAGCCGCCAATCCGGTCATGGTTGAGGCCATGGCGGAAAAAGGTATCGACCTGTTTCTGGATTCGCCCCGGTCCATATCCGAGGCCCTGGCGGAAATGAAACCGGACAAGATCGTGACCATGGGGTGCGAGGAAGACTGTCCCTATGTCCCGGGAGCGGAAGTCATTCAATGGAACATTCCCGATCCAAAGGGCCTGGGGATAAACGGCATGCGGTCGGTCCGGGATGAGATCGAGCAAAAGGTGCGGGAATTGACGGGGATATAG
- the trxA gene encoding thioredoxin codes for MNVSQTIIACPQCRARNRVALNRLDERPRCGKCGAALPPAAGDRPVAVTDATFDREVFASSLPVLVDCWAPWCGPCKAIGPVLDELARAYRGRLKIAKLNVDDNPRTAATYGIRSIPTLLFVKNGQLVDTQVGAPPKNALVQRIEQVLLS; via the coding sequence ATGAATGTCAGCCAGACCATTATTGCCTGCCCCCAATGCCGCGCCAGAAACCGGGTGGCCCTGAACCGGCTGGATGAGCGACCCCGATGCGGCAAGTGCGGAGCGGCGCTGCCGCCGGCCGCGGGCGACCGGCCGGTAGCCGTTACTGACGCCACCTTTGATCGTGAGGTTTTCGCGTCTTCTCTGCCGGTGCTGGTGGACTGCTGGGCCCCCTGGTGCGGCCCCTGCAAGGCCATCGGTCCTGTTCTGGACGAACTGGCCCGGGCCTACCGGGGCCGGCTGAAAATAGCCAAACTCAACGTCGATGACAACCCGCGCACGGCCGCAACCTACGGCATCCGCAGCATCCCCACGCTTCTGTTCGTCAAAAACGGTCAACTGGTCGACACCCAGGTGGGCGCGCCCCCGAAAAACGCCCTGGTCCAGCGGATCGAGCAGGTACTGTTGTCCTGA